The Spirosoma oryzicola region ACCGAAGTCCGATCTTTGTCGGCAACCAGGCCGATGACCATTCGCAACGAAGCACATGACATGGTTTGCAGCGTGGCAAAAAGCGCTTCCAGTCCCGGTTTATTATGGGCTGTATCGACAATAACACGGGGCTCCTGACGAAGCATCTGGAAACGACCTTTCAGTCCGGTCAGTGAAACCACCGATCGTAAACCGTTCTCAATAGCCTCGAATGAGACGGGCCATATTGGCTGTAAAACAGCGATTGTGGCGAGCACCGTTGCTACGTTCCGAAGCTGGTAACCGCCCGTCAAATCCAACGACAAGGACCGCGTTGGAGCCGTATCGTTGCGAACGCGTAGCTGCCGCAGCCCTTCCGAAACCCCATCCTGTTCTACTAAATACTGCTGGTCGGCAATGGTCAGTGGGGCATTTAGCAAATTAGCAATATCGGTAAAGACCGGAATTGTTTCGGCCTGCGTTTCTCCCACGATGACCGGAACGCCGGGTTTTATAATTCCGGCTTTCTCCCGGGCGATTTGCGGGAGTGTGTCACCCAACACGTCGGTATGATCATAGCCGATATTGGTGATCACCGATGCCAGCGGTGTAATTACGTTGGTCGAGTCGAGCCGCCCCCCCAGGCCTACTTCAATGATCGCCACATCGAGTTGCTGGCGGGCGAAATAATCGAAAGCCATTGCTACAGTTACCTCGAAAAAAGACGGTTCGATGGTTTCGATCAACGCCTGATTGGCTGTTACGAAAGCGGCTACCTCCTCTTCGGCGATCGGCTGCCCATTGAGCCGAATGCGCTCGGTAAACGATTTTAGGTGTGGAGATGTGTACAATCCTACCCGATAACCCGCCGACTGATAAACAGCCGCCAGCATGTGTGAGGTACTGCCCTTGCCGTTTGTTCCGGCAACATGAATACTGTTAAACTGGTGTTGCGGATTACCGAGTGCCTCACACAATCGGAGCGTATTGGTCAATCCGGGCTTGAGTGCCTTGGCACCGATCCGGTGAAAAACGGGGAGCCGACTGTACAGATAGTCGAGCGCTTCCTGATACTGCATTTACTTGGACGTGATAATAAAGGTAATCGTACCGGTGGCTACGGGTGGCGTAGCGCCCCCTTTGGGCCGAAGTCGAAGCCGTTGCACCGCTTTCCGGTAAACTTCGACGACGGACGGACTAACGGTTGTTTGCTGGGTTTGAACGCGGGTAATTTCGCCCTCGCCATCAACGGTAATCTTAAACACAATCTTTCCGGTTTCATCCGAATCGTCGTTCACGCTCGGACGACCGGCCAGTGACCAGCCCGACACGTCAAATGCAACGCCCGTAGCGGCCCCACCCGGCGTACCGTATAAACTCTTGGCATCAATTTTACCGTTTGGATTGCCTTTGTCCCCAACGCCACTGGCGTCATCCCCGTTGTTGTTGCCCCCGACACCGGATGCTTTGCCAATTGTTCCATTGGAACCTCCGCTGCTGGTTGATTTTTTAAACAAGGCATCACTGTTTACCGACTCGGCTTTCCGGGTCGGAGCGGGTGGAGCAGGCCGTTCGGCGGGGGCTACCTTCGCGGTTTCGATTCGTTTCGGTTCCGGACGTTCGGGCGTGGTTACCGGGCTTTCCGCTTTGCTGGCAATAATCGGCTTTTCCGTTGCGGTTTTGGCGGGTTTGGCATCCTCAACCTTCGGCGTTGGAACGGGCCGGACCTTTTCCAGCTTGGGCGTCATCGTTACTTTCGGATTCTCGCGTTTTTCGGACGCTTTCACTTCTTCGGGGTTGGGCGAATCGGATGCCTTATTGTGCGTCTGGATGCGACCGCTTCCCCGCGTATCTGTTCC contains the following coding sequences:
- a CDS encoding bifunctional folylpolyglutamate synthase/dihydrofolate synthase, with amino-acid sequence MQYQEALDYLYSRLPVFHRIGAKALKPGLTNTLRLCEALGNPQHQFNSIHVAGTNGKGSTSHMLAAVYQSAGYRVGLYTSPHLKSFTERIRLNGQPIAEEEVAAFVTANQALIETIEPSFFEVTVAMAFDYFARQQLDVAIIEVGLGGRLDSTNVITPLASVITNIGYDHTDVLGDTLPQIAREKAGIIKPGVPVIVGETQAETIPVFTDIANLLNAPLTIADQQYLVEQDGVSEGLRQLRVRNDTAPTRSLSLDLTGGYQLRNVATVLATIAVLQPIWPVSFEAIENGLRSVVSLTGLKGRFQMLRQEPRVIVDTAHNKPGLEALFATLQTMSCASLRMVIGLVADKDRTSVLLTLPTSATYYFCQADSPRSLPAETLQAEAQVLGRFGAYYKDVNSALEAALQEASPNDLVVVTGSNYHIAELINL
- a CDS encoding energy transducer TonB, producing the protein MNRITFDNEESIRVKSLAGAALINVLLVAVLLFVHLSQTVPVPTPIQFVEVNFGTDTRGSGRIQTHNKASDSPNPEEVKASEKRENPKVTMTPKLEKVRPVPTPKVEDAKPAKTATEKPIIASKAESPVTTPERPEPKRIETAKVAPAERPAPPAPTRKAESVNSDALFKKSTSSGGSNGTIGKASGVGGNNNGDDASGVGDKGNPNGKIDAKSLYGTPGGAATGVAFDVSGWSLAGRPSVNDDSDETGKIVFKITVDGEGEITRVQTQQTTVSPSVVEVYRKAVQRLRLRPKGGATPPVATGTITFIITSK